A stretch of Candidatus Izemoplasmatales bacterium DNA encodes these proteins:
- a CDS encoding shikimate kinase, with translation MKTFGLLGRRLSHSFSPAVHAAFGDPSYHLFETEDPVGFLREGGFDGLNVTTPYKETVVPFLDELEGFAAATGSVNTIVRRDGRLHGYNTDVDGIAATFARHGVDPSGKRVAVIGNGGVSVTLRRYLLDRGAAAVDVYCRTPRREGEMLLTSAGGPHAILVNATPVGMHPDEEGMPVSLDPFPDLEFVFDLVYNPLRTDLLITAADRGIKTASGLLMLVMQARRARELFTGETIAEATARAVHGRLALDLANVVLIGLPLSGKSTFASRLAASLGKRILDTDAEIERIEGRRIAAIFAEEGEASFRAMEARLVERHAADRGLIVATGGGMVKDAEAMRRLRHNGIVVFLDKDYRKIMAADIRNRPLIQSPADVERLARERRPLYERYADVTVEVTGRHDETTREIEAKIHAHLDR, from the coding sequence ATGAAGACCTTCGGACTGCTCGGCCGCCGTTTGTCCCACAGCTTCTCGCCGGCGGTCCACGCCGCGTTCGGCGATCCGTCCTACCACCTGTTCGAAACCGAGGATCCCGTCGGCTTCCTCCGCGAGGGGGGATTCGACGGGCTGAACGTCACGACCCCCTACAAGGAAACCGTCGTTCCGTTCCTCGACGAACTCGAAGGGTTCGCCGCGGCCACCGGATCGGTCAACACGATCGTCCGCCGCGACGGCCGCCTGCATGGATACAACACGGACGTCGACGGCATCGCCGCCACCTTCGCCCGCCACGGCGTCGATCCTTCCGGCAAGCGCGTCGCCGTCATCGGCAACGGCGGGGTCTCCGTGACGCTAAGGCGCTATTTGCTTGACCGCGGCGCCGCGGCGGTCGACGTCTACTGCCGCACCCCGCGCCGCGAGGGCGAAATGCTCCTGACGTCCGCGGGCGGACCGCATGCGATCCTGGTGAACGCCACCCCCGTCGGGATGCACCCCGACGAAGAGGGCATGCCGGTTTCGCTCGATCCGTTTCCCGACCTCGAGTTCGTCTTCGACCTCGTGTACAACCCGCTCCGCACGGACCTTCTGATCACCGCCGCCGATCGCGGGATCAAGACCGCGTCCGGACTCCTGATGCTCGTCATGCAGGCCCGCCGGGCCAGGGAACTCTTCACCGGCGAAACGATCGCCGAGGCGACGGCGCGCGCCGTCCACGGACGGCTTGCGCTCGATCTTGCCAACGTCGTGCTGATCGGCCTGCCGCTGTCGGGCAAGTCGACGTTCGCATCGCGTCTCGCCGCATCGCTCGGCAAGCGGATCCTCGACACCGACGCCGAGATCGAACGGATCGAGGGAAGAAGGATCGCCGCCATCTTCGCTGAAGAGGGCGAAGCCTCTTTCCGCGCGATGGAGGCGCGGCTCGTCGAACGCCACGCGGCAGATCGCGGCCTGATCGTCGCGACCGGCGGCGGGATGGTGAAGGACGCCGAGGCGATGCGTCGCCTCAGGCATAACGGGATCGTCGTGTTCCTCGACAAGGACTACCGCAAGATCATGGCGGCCGACATCCGGAACCGTCCGCTGATCCAATCTCCGGCCGACGTCGAGCGTCTCGCTCGCGAACGGCGGCCGCTATACGAACGATACGCCGACGTGACCGTCGAGGTCACCGGCCGTCATGACGAAACGACACGCGAAATCGAGGCGAAGATCCATGCGCATCTTGATCGTTAA
- the aroF gene encoding 3-deoxy-7-phosphoheptulonate synthase produces the protein MIVKFKENTNHQEIEQLRTHLTGLGFSIHESVGQTYTIFGIVGDTTKFDMNSLYAFPCVDTVLRVQEPFKKVNRKFKLTDTIVDVAGVPIGGRNVVMIAGPCAVESRAQVDLTTGLVQAAGAKILRAGAYKPRTSPYSFQGLGPEGLDILKEARAKYGIPVVSELMGVEDLPLFLEAVDMIQIGARNMQNFSLLKELGKVDKPILLKRGLANTIEEWLMSAEYILAGGNEKVVLCERGIRTFETSTRNTLDISAVPVLKKLTHLPVIVDPSHASGRWEYIESLSKAAVAAGADGLIVEVHPEPECALSDGQQSLKPERFADLVVKCRRIAEAVDRTLG, from the coding sequence ATGATCGTCAAATTCAAGGAGAACACCAACCATCAGGAGATCGAACAGCTCCGGACCCATCTGACGGGCCTCGGCTTCTCGATCCATGAAAGCGTCGGCCAGACGTACACCATCTTCGGCATCGTCGGCGACACCACCAAGTTCGACATGAACTCGCTTTACGCGTTTCCGTGCGTCGACACCGTCCTGCGCGTCCAGGAGCCATTCAAGAAGGTCAACCGCAAGTTCAAGCTGACGGACACGATCGTCGACGTGGCGGGCGTCCCCATCGGCGGCAGGAACGTCGTGATGATCGCCGGCCCCTGCGCGGTCGAGAGCCGCGCCCAGGTCGACCTCACGACCGGCCTGGTGCAGGCGGCCGGGGCGAAGATCCTCCGGGCCGGCGCCTACAAGCCGCGCACCAGTCCGTACTCGTTCCAGGGGCTGGGACCGGAAGGCCTGGACATCCTCAAGGAGGCGCGGGCCAAGTACGGGATCCCCGTCGTCAGCGAACTGATGGGGGTGGAGGACCTTCCCTTGTTCCTCGAAGCCGTCGACATGATCCAGATCGGCGCCCGGAACATGCAGAACTTCTCGCTTCTGAAGGAGCTCGGCAAGGTCGACAAGCCGATCCTCCTCAAGCGCGGCCTCGCGAACACGATCGAGGAGTGGCTCATGTCCGCGGAATACATCCTCGCCGGCGGGAACGAGAAGGTCGTCCTGTGCGAACGCGGGATCCGCACGTTCGAGACGTCGACGCGGAACACCCTCGACATCAGCGCCGTGCCCGTCCTCAAGAAACTCACCCACCTGCCCGTCATCGTCGACCCGTCCCATGCCAGCGGTCGCTGGGAATACATCGAATCGCTGTCCAAGGCGGCGGTCGCGGCGGGCGCCGACGGTCTGATCGTCGAAGTCCATCCGGAGCCGGAATGCGCGCTCTCGGACGGTCAGCAGTCGCTCAAGCCGGAACGCTTCGCCGACCTGGTCGTCAAGTGCCGCCGCATCGCCGAAGCCGTCGATCGAACGCTCGGGTGA
- the aroQ gene encoding type II 3-dehydroquinate dehydratase — translation MRILIVNGPNLNMLGVREPSVYGSRSYRDLVREIRRHATAGGLRVEFVQSNHEGCLIDAIQRRYRRLDGIVVNPGALTHYSYALRDCIKAVGVPTVEVHLSDIRAREEFRKVSVIADVCVAQISGKGFAGYLEAIDELKKGKA, via the coding sequence ATGCGCATCTTGATCGTTAACGGACCCAATCTGAACATGCTCGGCGTCCGTGAGCCCTCCGTCTACGGATCGCGTTCCTATCGCGACCTCGTCCGGGAGATCCGTCGCCACGCGACGGCTGGCGGACTCCGGGTCGAATTCGTCCAGTCCAACCACGAAGGATGTCTGATCGATGCGATCCAGCGCCGCTACCGGCGGCTGGACGGCATCGTCGTCAACCCCGGGGCGCTCACGCACTACTCCTATGCACTCCGCGACTGCATCAAGGCCGTCGGCGTCCCGACGGTCGAAGTCCATCTGTCCGACATCCGCGCCCGGGAGGAATTCCGGAAGGTGTCTGTGATCGCCGACGTCTGCGTCGCACAAATCAGCGGGAAGGGGTTCGCCGGATACCTGGAAGCGATCGACGAACTCAAGAAAGGGAAGGCATGA